Proteins encoded within one genomic window of Panicum virgatum strain AP13 chromosome 1N, P.virgatum_v5, whole genome shotgun sequence:
- the LOC120657097 gene encoding fasciclin-like arabinogalactan protein 1 encodes MPLVGGRSVLALFVTAVVLVATSAPACRAAHNITAILSGHRDLSEFSRELTATGLADDINGRDTITVLAVDDAHMAPLKARGLPRGTLRHVLSLHVLVDYYDDAKLHGLPGGSADVSTLFQASGDAPGSAGMVEIADRRGGRVAFAPQDAGDARGTAVFYVKSVHQAPYSIAVLQVSGVMSSPAAEAPSSSPESTSRLDVSDVMSKNGCGRFAGLIAATAGASAAFDKHTRDGLTFFCPADKAVEAFEPAFKELRADARLAVVLYHGALGHYSPQALRAGHDDLATLASDDAGTTVGVAVHSVGGKVTLVSATHNAARVTRTLADADPVAVYMIDAVLVPFNASSPPDLGPSETDGRSGRKDGGDGRQTSGSAPGWPRRGWVASALVLTTLLAAFASG; translated from the coding sequence ATGCCGCTCGTCGGCGGTCGCTCCGTCCTCGCCCTCTTCGTCACCGCGGTCGTCCTGGTGGCCACTTCCGCGCCGGCGTGCCGCGCCGCGCACAACATCACCGCCATCCTCTCCGGGCACCGCGACCTCTCCGAGTTCAGCCGCGAGCTCACGGCGACCGGGCTCGCGGACGACATCAACGGCCGGGACACCATCACGGTCCTCGCCGTGGACGACGCGCACATGGCGCCGCTGAAGGCGCGCGGCCTCCCGCGCGGGACGCTGCGGCACGTGCTCTCCCtccacgtcctcgtcgactaCTACGACGACGCCAAGCTGCACGGCCTCCCCGGCGGCTCCGCGGACGTGTCCACCCTGTTCCAGGCCTCGGGCGACGCGCCCGGGAGCGCCGGCATGGTGGAGATCGCCGACCGCCGGGGCGGGCGCGTGGCCTTCGCGCCCCAGGACGCCGGCGACGCGCGGGGCACCGCCGTGTTCTACGTCAAGTCCGTGCACCAGGCGCCGTACAGCATAGCGGTGCTGCAGGTGAGCGGTGTGATGTCGTCCCCGGCGGCCGAGGCGCCCTCGTCGTCGCCCGAGTCAACAAGCAGGCTCGACGTCTCGGATGTCATGTCCAAGAACGGGTGCGGGCGCTTCGCCGGCCTCAtcgccgccacggccggcgCGTCCGCGGCGTTCGACAAGCACACCCGCGACGGCCTCACGTTCTTCTGCCCGGCGGACAAGGCGGTGGAGGCGTTCGAGCCGGCGTTCAAGGAGCTCCGCGCCGACGCCCGGCTCGCGGTGGTGCTGTACCACGGCGCGCTGGGGCACTACTCCCCGCAGGCGCTCAGGGCGGGCCACGACGACCTGGCCACGCTGGCCTCGGACGACGCCGGCACCACGGTCGGCGTCGCGGTGCACAGCGTCGGCGGCAAGGTGACCCTGGTGTCCGCGACGCACAACGCGGCAAGGGTCACCCGCACGCTCGCGGACGCGGACCCCGTCGCCGTGTACATGATCGACGCGGTGCTGGTGCCCTTCAACGCGTCGTCGCCACCGGATCTCGGCCCGTCCGAGACCGATGGGCGTTCGGGAAGGAAGGATGGCGGAGATGGTCGGCAGACGAGCGGCTCGGCTCCGGGCTGGCCACGGCGAGGATGGGTCGCATCGGCGCTCGTGCTCACTACTCTGCTGGCCGCGTTCGCGTCTGGCTGA
- the LOC120654236 gene encoding probable serine/threonine-protein kinase At1g54610, translated as MGGSFANKARGEQVAAGWPAWLSAVAGEAINGWTPRRADSFEKIDKIGQGTYSNVYKARDSLSGKIVALKKVRFDNLEPESGRALRGCPRPSPSP; from the exons ATGGGCGGGAGCTTCGCCAACAAGGCGCGCGGCGAGCAGGTCGCCGCCGGCTGGCCCGCCTGGctctccgccgtcgccggcgaggccatCAATGGCTggaccccgcgccgcgccgactCCTTCGAGAAGATCGACAAG ATCGGCCAGGGCACGTACAGCAATGTGTACAAGGCACGGGACTCGCTGAGTGGCAAGATCGTGGCGCTCAAGAAGGTGCGCTTCGACAACTTGGAGCCGGAGAGCGGGCGCGCACTGCGGGGGTGCCCCCGGCCTTCGCCGTCTCCCTGA